A window of Deinococcus radiotolerans contains these coding sequences:
- a CDS encoding phosphotransferase: MSADLNVAREVLGPGARFLARGATCVVFTDGLRVLRAALSGEARLIMQAEVQRALGSPAAPVRGQGVTPDGRTWVLEPHLRGDDIPPAPAGWADLGRALAALHALPGAGWGRLMDRPGPLRGEAATPEDGVRSRLPDVWPLGPTALADQALIRAAPGLLGPVQGQRDAVRAAVRGPVGALHTDLHGGQLLWRGGRLLALLDFGDAARGPLAWDLASAAFFHGWAAAAHVTAAAGEVRSEDVAAFGLLLAQHRAARVRHAQALERAVTFARDCLRRLPPGDLVPLA, translated from the coding sequence GTGAGCGCTGACCTGAACGTGGCGCGGGAGGTGCTGGGGCCGGGGGCGCGGTTCCTGGCGCGCGGCGCGACCTGCGTGGTCTTCACGGACGGGCTGCGGGTGCTGCGCGCCGCGCTCAGCGGTGAGGCGCGGCTGATCATGCAGGCCGAGGTACAGCGGGCCCTGGGGAGTCCGGCCGCGCCGGTGCGGGGTCAGGGCGTCACGCCGGATGGCCGGACCTGGGTGCTGGAGCCTCACCTGCGCGGGGATGACATCCCACCGGCCCCAGCCGGGTGGGCCGACCTGGGCCGCGCGCTGGCCGCGCTGCACGCCCTGCCCGGTGCAGGCTGGGGGCGCCTGATGGACCGGCCTGGACCTCTGCGGGGTGAGGCCGCCACGCCGGAGGACGGGGTGCGTTCACGGCTGCCGGACGTGTGGCCGCTGGGGCCGACGGCTCTGGCTGATCAGGCGCTGATCCGGGCCGCCCCGGGACTTCTCGGGCCTGTTCAGGGGCAGCGGGACGCGGTCCGGGCGGCGGTACGCGGTCCAGTCGGGGCGCTGCACACGGACCTGCATGGTGGGCAGCTGCTGTGGCGTGGGGGGCGGCTGCTGGCGCTGCTGGACTTCGGGGACGCGGCGCGCGGTCCGCTCGCGTGGGATCTGGCCAGCGCCGCGTTCTTCCACGGCTGGGCCGCAGCGGCGCACGTCACCGCCGCGGCAGGCGAAGTCCGGAGCGAAGACGTGGCGGCCTTCGGGCTGCTGCTGGCCCAGCACCGGGCAGCCCGCGTCCGGCACGCTCAGGCGCTGGAGCGGGCCGTGACCTTCGCGCGCGACTGCCTGCGCCGCCTGCCACCGGGCGATCTGGTGCCCCTGGCGTGA
- the nuoL gene encoding NADH-quinone oxidoreductase subunit L codes for MDSLPALYLLPLLPLLGFTALMVLPRLFPGKTGGWLATGMVGAAFVVAVIRYLNQGAPAHEVLWAWLPNMALNANLSVGFWLDQLSALMALIITGVGFLIHLYSISYMGHDPKFTRFFAFLNFFVAMMLILVLADSYPLMFVGWEGVGMASYLLIGFWFNGRNSEASDAQVRAASDAEAVSNSNAARKAFIMNRIGDLGFMLGMFLLFKLYGTLSIPELAERVEGAQVAQAGIELACLFLLVGAVGKSGQLPLTTWLPDAMAGPTPVSALIHAATMVTAGVYLVARSHFLYDLAPNASLWVAWVGGLTALYGALSALNQSDIKKILAYSTVSQLGYMFLAVGLHAYSAGVFHLLTHAFFKALLFLAAGAVIHALHEEQDVRKMGGLHKFMPFTHLVSVAGVLAIAGIPIWSGFFSKDAILAAAYEQSLPLYLIGLGVALLTAFYMGRWYFLVWRGAYRGHGHPHEADALTKIPLGVLAALATLAGFLNIPTFLGGGHAFDTYLGRAIPLHAHEIPVATEWLLTVFAVLAGVIGLGWAFLGHRRSALTTGPLGELSRNSLYLDALYDNVVSAPSRAIAGALDTVDRGTDDALNGIARNASGPGGLFTLWQSGFVRAYAVSMLLGTAVIIGYWALKTIGSGA; via the coding sequence GTGGATAGTCTTCCTGCTCTGTACCTGCTGCCCCTGTTGCCGCTGCTGGGCTTCACGGCCCTGATGGTGCTGCCGCGCCTGTTCCCCGGCAAGACGGGGGGCTGGCTGGCAACCGGGATGGTCGGCGCGGCGTTCGTCGTGGCCGTCATCCGCTACCTGAACCAGGGCGCGCCCGCCCATGAGGTGCTGTGGGCGTGGCTGCCGAACATGGCCCTGAACGCCAACCTGTCGGTGGGCTTCTGGCTCGACCAGCTCTCTGCGCTGATGGCGCTGATCATCACGGGCGTGGGCTTCCTGATTCACCTGTACTCGATCTCGTACATGGGGCACGACCCGAAGTTCACGCGCTTCTTCGCGTTCCTGAACTTCTTCGTAGCGATGATGCTGATCCTGGTGCTGGCCGACTCCTACCCACTGATGTTCGTTGGCTGGGAGGGCGTGGGCATGGCGTCGTACCTGCTGATCGGCTTCTGGTTCAACGGCCGCAACAGCGAAGCCAGTGACGCGCAGGTCCGCGCCGCCAGCGACGCCGAGGCCGTCAGCAACTCCAACGCGGCGCGCAAGGCGTTCATCATGAACCGCATCGGGGACCTGGGCTTTATGCTGGGCATGTTCCTGCTGTTCAAGCTGTACGGCACCCTGTCGATCCCCGAACTGGCCGAGCGGGTCGAGGGCGCGCAGGTGGCGCAGGCGGGCATCGAACTCGCCTGTCTGTTCCTGCTCGTCGGCGCGGTCGGCAAGAGCGGCCAGCTGCCCCTGACGACCTGGCTGCCGGACGCCATGGCGGGCCCCACGCCCGTCTCCGCGCTGATCCACGCGGCGACCATGGTCACGGCCGGCGTGTACCTCGTGGCGCGCAGCCACTTCCTGTACGACCTCGCCCCGAACGCCAGCCTGTGGGTCGCGTGGGTGGGCGGCCTGACCGCGCTGTACGGCGCGCTGTCCGCGCTGAACCAGTCGGACATCAAGAAGATCCTGGCGTACTCCACCGTGTCGCAGCTGGGCTACATGTTCCTCGCGGTGGGCCTGCACGCGTACTCGGCGGGCGTGTTCCACCTGCTGACGCACGCGTTCTTCAAGGCGCTGCTCTTCCTCGCGGCGGGCGCCGTGATCCACGCGCTGCACGAGGAGCAGGACGTGCGGAAGATGGGCGGCCTGCACAAATTCATGCCGTTCACGCACCTCGTGTCCGTGGCGGGCGTGCTGGCGATCGCCGGAATTCCCATCTGGAGCGGCTTCTTCAGCAAGGACGCGATCCTGGCCGCCGCGTACGAGCAGAGCCTGCCCCTGTACCTGATCGGGCTGGGCGTGGCGCTGCTCACCGCGTTCTACATGGGCCGCTGGTACTTCCTGGTGTGGCGCGGCGCGTACCGCGGTCACGGCCATCCGCACGAGGCGGATGCCCTCACGAAGATCCCGCTGGGCGTGCTGGCCGCGCTGGCGACCCTGGCCGGGTTCCTGAACATCCCCACCTTCCTGGGTGGCGGACACGCCTTCGACACGTACCTGGGCCGGGCGATCCCGCTGCACGCACACGAGATTCCCGTCGCGACCGAGTGGCTGCTGACCGTCTTCGCCGTCCTCGCGGGCGTGATCGGGCTGGGCTGGGCGTTCCTGGGGCACCGCCGTAGCGCCCTGACGACCGGGCCGCTGGGTGAACTCAGCCGCAACAGCCTGTACCTTGACGCGCTGTACGACAACGTCGTGTCCGCCCCCAGCCGCGCCATCGCGGGCGCACTGGACACCGTGGACCGCGGCACCGATGACGCCCTGAACGGCATCGCCCGCAACGCCAGCGGCCCCGGCGGGCTGTTCACGCTGTGGCAGAGCGGCTTCGTGCGCGCCTACGCGGTCAGCATGCTGCTCGGCACGGCCGTCATCATCGGCTACTGGGCCCTCAAGACCATCGGGAGCGGCGCATGA
- a CDS encoding uridine kinase, with product MSPPDPQDRDAVLGWLAARWAALPAHPVVRVAVDGVDGAGKTTLADELARRVQALGRPVIRVSVDGFHQPRAARYARGRTSPEGFYRDSYDLAALEREVLAPLSPGGHKRYRAQVFDVTRDEPVTAPAQEATPGSVLIVDGLFLHRPELRGWWHDSVFLRVPFGVSVPRGAARGPGFGSPDPAADSNHRYVEGNRLYFREATPEAQAGVVLDYADLLAPRVVAARER from the coding sequence GTGAGCCCGCCGGATCCACAGGACCGGGACGCTGTTCTGGGGTGGCTCGCGGCCCGCTGGGCGGCCCTCCCAGCCCACCCGGTCGTGCGGGTGGCGGTGGACGGTGTGGACGGGGCGGGCAAGACCACCCTGGCGGACGAACTGGCCCGCCGGGTGCAGGCGCTGGGCCGGCCGGTGATCCGGGTCAGCGTGGACGGCTTCCATCAGCCCCGCGCGGCCCGGTACGCGCGGGGGCGCACGTCGCCAGAGGGTTTCTACCGCGATTCGTACGATCTGGCGGCGCTGGAGCGCGAGGTGCTCGCTCCCCTCTCGCCGGGCGGGCACAAGCGGTACCGCGCGCAGGTGTTCGACGTGACCCGCGATGAACCCGTGACGGCGCCCGCACAGGAGGCCACGCCGGGCAGCGTCCTGATCGTGGACGGCCTATTCCTGCACCGCCCCGAACTGCGCGGTTGGTGGCATGACTCGGTGTTCCTGCGGGTGCCGTTCGGGGTGTCGGTGCCGAGGGGCGCGGCGCGCGGTCCGGGCTTCGGGTCCCCTGACCCCGCAGCGGACAGCAACCACCGGTACGTGGAAGGGAACCGCCTGTACTTCCGCGAGGCGACCCCGGAGGCCCAGGCGGGCGTGGTATTGGACTATGCGGACCTCCTGGCCCCCCGGGTGGTGGCGGCCCGTGAGCGCTGA
- a CDS encoding DUF1540 domain-containing protein: MDNDSQSMVSRCDATTCRFNDDMNCTAGQIEVSLSGQTAHCLTFAPTESMSDTQSVSADNH, translated from the coding sequence ATGGACAATGACAGCCAGAGCATGGTCAGCCGCTGCGACGCCACCACCTGCCGCTTCAATGACGACATGAACTGCACCGCCGGGCAGATTGAGGTCAGCCTGAGTGGCCAGACCGCGCACTGCCTCACCTTCGCGCCCACTGAGTCCATGAGCGACACCCAGAGCGTCAGCGCTGACAACCACTGA
- a CDS encoding sensor domain-containing diguanylate cyclase, whose translation MARSAERSLALITAPVAASLAALLALAAPQNPRLQDALNRALPAATDRRVVLVGIDDASLRDYGNVSSWPPDLYRQALGTLEQAGAAAIGVDLLPPSTPDRAPLNGTAQASNVVLATQPGEAAPPQTPGRRATTGISALNVSPDGVVRSYQTAYPGPDGTLTPSFAWQLAAAAGRRVDLSTQPRPLRYAAPDPDRLPVIPFRDVVNGNVRYGDIQGRVVLIGLTASGAGGQTVRDVSGQPVMGAEVQVRAVSSLLSTPITVLPTWLTALLSILMAVGAVFARGLWGFALATVALLAAAPLWLLSVLLPGVTLSLAAIIGTALVALERWWNLRSLALRDPLTGFGNRLAFTRALEQRWATRHARPLGLLLVDLSGFRKVNELYGAHAGDELLRDLSGRVLRQKRRGDLFFRWGPDEFAVLLDQASAQEIAELAQRVQDSLDQLQYRDLPLRASVGAARTGDDVHTPTDLVEAASRSRYRVKYQREQRG comes from the coding sequence ATGGCACGCTCCGCTGAACGCTCGCTGGCCCTGATCACCGCGCCGGTCGCGGCCAGCCTCGCCGCGCTGCTCGCGCTCGCCGCGCCGCAGAACCCCAGGTTGCAGGACGCTCTGAACCGCGCCCTGCCCGCCGCGACGGACCGGCGGGTCGTGCTGGTCGGCATTGATGACGCGTCCCTGCGGGACTACGGAAACGTGAGCAGCTGGCCTCCGGACCTGTACCGTCAGGCGCTCGGCACGCTGGAGCAGGCGGGCGCGGCGGCCATCGGCGTGGACCTGCTCCCCCCATCCACGCCGGACCGCGCGCCGCTGAACGGCACGGCGCAGGCCTCCAACGTCGTGCTGGCCACCCAGCCGGGCGAGGCAGCCCCGCCGCAGACACCTGGGCGGCGCGCCACGACCGGAATCAGCGCCCTGAACGTCAGCCCGGACGGCGTCGTGCGCAGTTACCAGACGGCGTACCCCGGCCCGGACGGCACGCTCACGCCCAGCTTCGCGTGGCAGCTGGCCGCCGCCGCGGGCCGCCGGGTGGACCTGAGCACGCAGCCGCGCCCGCTGCGGTACGCCGCGCCCGACCCGGACCGCCTGCCGGTCATTCCCTTCCGGGACGTCGTGAACGGCAACGTCCGCTACGGCGACATTCAGGGCCGGGTGGTGCTGATCGGTCTGACCGCCAGCGGCGCGGGCGGTCAGACCGTGCGGGACGTGAGCGGCCAGCCCGTGATGGGCGCCGAGGTGCAGGTGCGCGCCGTCTCCAGCCTCCTGAGCACGCCCATCACGGTCCTGCCCACCTGGCTGACCGCGCTGCTAAGCATCCTGATGGCGGTCGGAGCGGTCTTCGCGCGGGGCCTGTGGGGGTTCGCGCTGGCCACCGTGGCCCTGCTGGCCGCCGCGCCGCTGTGGCTGCTGAGTGTCCTGCTGCCCGGCGTGACCCTGTCCCTGGCCGCGATCATCGGGACGGCCCTGGTCGCCCTGGAACGCTGGTGGAACCTGCGCAGCCTCGCGCTGCGTGATCCCCTCACGGGGTTCGGGAACCGCCTGGCGTTCACACGCGCCCTGGAGCAGCGCTGGGCGACCCGGCACGCCCGGCCGCTGGGGCTGCTGCTGGTCGACCTGAGCGGCTTCCGGAAGGTGAATGAACTGTACGGCGCGCACGCCGGTGACGAGCTGCTGCGTGACCTGTCCGGGCGCGTCCTGAGGCAGAAGCGCCGCGGGGACCTGTTCTTCCGCTGGGGCCCGGACGAGTTCGCGGTGCTGCTGGATCAGGCGAGCGCGCAGGAGATTGCGGAACTCGCGCAGCGCGTCCAGGACTCCCTGGATCAGCTGCAGTACCGTGACCTGCCCCTGCGCGCCAGCGTCGGGGCGGCCCGCACGGGCGACGACGTTCACACGCCCACGGATCTGGTCGAGGCGGCCAGCCGCAGCCGTTACCGCGTGAAGTACCAGCGCGAACAGCGGGGCTAG
- a CDS encoding ABC-F family ATP-binding cassette domain-containing protein: MLVAAVDASKEYGPLTVLQDVTFAVQPGDRVGLVGRNGAGKSTLLKLLTGQLHPDGGAVKRAPGVRVRSLQQDPVFPPGATVDSVLDAAFHDLDQLEAELNAAAEAMSSGTPESILHHEEVLEHYQRRGGFERRSRKDAVTLAFGFRGRETDLAASLSGGERTRLGLAALLVENPDVLLLDEPTNHLDIVMVEWLEGFLGRYPGAVLVISHDRAFLDTVTRETAYLRGGTMKVYAGNYTTFRETLAAELEQQAARFAVESRQIASLQASADRMKIWGLGMSKLARRAKAMQARVDRMQARATSAPPPEQRTTRITFHAPESGEVVLDARHVTRVLPGGRQLFRDVNVQIRQGERVAIIGRNGAGKTTFLRTLLGLEPGDDPRTRILTGARVTVGYYDQALRGVEPSETLYDVARAYTQKDPEAHDLLGTFMFPYDQHDKQARILSGGERARLALLKLAQEDHNLLIMDEPTNHLDMEMVEALEAALDDFSGTLVMVSHDRAFIEGLADRIWLIEDGQFYEYPGWEDYKAKHRTAAELEAEALAAAPKVSAKPAAPKGKGLWHLKREVEAIEADIARLEGELEAAQAALSAAPADADFVALGQAAHDLEVQLEAKMEAWGAKQAEVEAKGG; this comes from the coding sequence GTGCTTGTTGCCGCCGTGGACGCCAGTAAGGAATATGGACCGCTGACCGTCCTGCAGGACGTGACCTTCGCCGTGCAGCCCGGCGACCGGGTGGGCCTCGTCGGGCGCAACGGGGCGGGGAAGAGCACGCTGCTGAAACTCCTGACCGGGCAGCTTCACCCCGACGGGGGCGCCGTGAAGCGCGCGCCGGGCGTGCGGGTGCGCTCCCTGCAGCAGGATCCGGTGTTCCCGCCGGGCGCGACGGTGGACAGCGTGCTGGACGCGGCCTTCCATGACCTGGATCAGCTGGAGGCGGAACTGAACGCGGCGGCCGAGGCCATGAGCAGCGGCACGCCCGAGAGCATCCTGCACCATGAGGAAGTGCTGGAGCACTACCAGCGGCGCGGTGGCTTTGAGCGGCGCAGCCGCAAGGACGCCGTGACCCTCGCGTTCGGTTTCCGGGGCCGCGAGACCGACCTGGCCGCCAGCCTCAGCGGCGGTGAGCGCACCCGGCTGGGCCTAGCGGCGCTGCTCGTCGAGAACCCGGACGTGCTGCTGCTGGACGAGCCGACCAACCACCTGGACATCGTGATGGTCGAGTGGCTGGAGGGCTTCCTGGGCCGCTACCCGGGCGCGGTGCTGGTGATCAGCCACGACCGCGCGTTCCTGGATACCGTCACCCGCGAGACCGCGTACCTGCGCGGCGGCACCATGAAGGTCTACGCCGGGAACTACACGACCTTCCGTGAGACGCTGGCCGCCGAACTGGAACAGCAGGCAGCGCGCTTCGCGGTGGAAAGCCGCCAGATCGCCTCCCTGCAGGCCAGCGCCGACCGCATGAAGATCTGGGGCCTGGGCATGAGCAAGCTCGCCCGGCGGGCCAAGGCCATGCAGGCTCGCGTGGACCGCATGCAGGCCCGCGCGACGAGCGCCCCGCCGCCCGAGCAGCGCACCACCCGCATCACCTTCCACGCGCCCGAGAGTGGCGAGGTCGTGCTGGACGCCCGGCACGTCACGCGGGTGCTGCCCGGCGGGCGGCAGCTGTTCCGGGACGTGAACGTGCAGATCCGCCAGGGCGAGCGCGTGGCGATCATCGGCCGCAACGGCGCGGGCAAGACCACCTTCCTGCGCACCCTGCTGGGCCTGGAACCGGGTGACGACCCGCGCACCCGCATCCTGACCGGGGCGCGCGTCACGGTGGGGTACTACGATCAGGCGCTGCGCGGCGTGGAACCCAGCGAGACGCTGTACGACGTGGCCCGCGCCTACACCCAGAAGGACCCGGAGGCGCACGATCTGCTGGGCACCTTCATGTTCCCGTACGACCAGCACGACAAGCAGGCGCGCATCCTCTCCGGCGGCGAGCGGGCGCGGCTGGCGCTGCTGAAACTCGCGCAGGAGGACCACAACCTCCTGATCATGGACGAGCCGACCAACCACCTCGACATGGAGATGGTCGAGGCGCTGGAAGCCGCGCTGGACGACTTCTCGGGCACGCTGGTGATGGTCAGTCACGACCGCGCGTTCATCGAGGGTCTCGCCGACCGCATCTGGCTGATCGAGGACGGGCAGTTCTACGAGTACCCCGGCTGGGAGGACTACAAGGCCAAGCACCGCACCGCCGCCGAACTGGAGGCTGAGGCGCTGGCCGCTGCGCCGAAAGTCAGCGCGAAACCCGCGGCACCAAAGGGCAAGGGCCTGTGGCACCTCAAGCGCGAGGTGGAGGCCATCGAGGCCGACATCGCCCGCCTGGAGGGAGAACTGGAGGCCGCGCAGGCCGCGCTGAGCGCTGCACCCGCCGACGCGGATTTCGTGGCGCTGGGTCAGGCCGCGCACGACCTGGAAGTGCAGCTGGAGGCGAAGATGGAGGCCTGGGGCGCCAAGCAGGCCGAGGTGGAAGCAAAAGGCGGCTGA
- a CDS encoding NADH-quinone oxidoreductase subunit M produces MNSFTDWLPTLMIFLPLAGSLLLLVTPKTFRDEVAGFMAALTLGAGLAIWRSGGSELFRWDWIPPLGITYSVQLGGVSLALALVTALMSFIAILYAARRIPNPGPMLSLILAMETGLIGIFAAQDLMLFYVFFEDALIPALLMLAMYGKDGRMAALVKFAAYTLFGSLLMLVSIIGVRYLGGSPSFAMTDLKQHLVTGSAQTWLYLGFLTAMAVKLPLWPLHAWLPDFHEQNHDSGVPDVMGTLYKVGGYGIFTFAIPLFPDASLDLRPLLMGLAAFTALYAAWIAFRQTNWKRLLAYAGLSHMGFVALGVFSLNETAVIGAMYLLAFQNLYTGALFLSVGMLQERIGSLETRVGGVMTQAGALSGLTMALWFASIAVPGLAGFIGEFSILLGAYQVSPWLTFIAGITTIAAAAYALTAFQHTFWQARPAGAVRVRDLVHTEWLILAVPLGLLVLFGVYSTPALNLMQPAVRAVLSALGGN; encoded by the coding sequence ATGAACTCCTTCACCGACTGGCTCCCCACCCTCATGATCTTCCTGCCCCTTGCGGGCAGCCTGCTGCTGCTCGTCACGCCGAAAACCTTCCGGGACGAGGTCGCGGGCTTCATGGCCGCCCTGACGCTCGGCGCGGGCCTCGCCATCTGGCGTAGCGGCGGCTCGGAGCTGTTCCGCTGGGACTGGATTCCCCCGCTGGGCATCACGTACTCCGTGCAGCTGGGCGGCGTGAGCCTCGCCCTGGCGCTGGTCACGGCGCTGATGTCGTTCATCGCGATCCTGTACGCCGCGCGCCGCATCCCCAACCCCGGGCCGATGCTCTCGCTGATCCTGGCGATGGAGACCGGCCTGATCGGCATCTTCGCCGCGCAGGACCTGATGCTGTTCTACGTGTTCTTCGAGGACGCGCTGATCCCGGCCCTCCTGATGCTGGCGATGTACGGCAAGGATGGGCGCATGGCCGCCCTGGTGAAATTCGCGGCCTACACGCTGTTCGGCAGCCTGCTGATGCTGGTCAGCATCATCGGCGTGCGGTACCTGGGCGGCAGCCCCAGCTTCGCCATGACCGACCTGAAACAGCACCTCGTGACCGGCAGCGCGCAGACGTGGCTGTACCTGGGCTTCCTGACCGCCATGGCCGTCAAGCTGCCGCTGTGGCCGCTGCACGCGTGGCTGCCGGACTTCCACGAGCAGAACCACGACAGCGGCGTGCCGGACGTCATGGGCACCCTGTACAAGGTCGGCGGGTACGGCATCTTCACCTTCGCCATCCCGCTGTTCCCGGACGCCAGCCTGGACCTGCGCCCCCTCCTGATGGGCCTGGCCGCGTTCACCGCGCTGTACGCCGCGTGGATCGCGTTCCGGCAGACGAACTGGAAACGCCTGCTCGCCTACGCGGGCCTCAGCCACATGGGCTTCGTGGCGCTGGGCGTGTTCTCCCTGAACGAGACAGCCGTGATCGGCGCGATGTACCTGCTTGCCTTCCAGAACCTCTACACCGGTGCGCTGTTCCTCTCGGTGGGGATGCTTCAGGAACGCATCGGCAGCCTGGAGACCCGCGTGGGCGGCGTCATGACCCAGGCGGGCGCTCTGAGTGGCCTGACCATGGCCCTGTGGTTCGCCAGCATCGCTGTGCCCGGACTGGCGGGCTTCATCGGCGAGTTCAGCATCCTGCTCGGCGCGTATCAGGTCTCGCCCTGGCTGACCTTCATCGCGGGCATCACGACCATCGCCGCCGCCGCGTACGCCCTGACCGCCTTCCAGCACACGTTCTGGCAGGCCCGCCCCGCCGGGGCTGTGCGCGTACGTGACCTCGTGCACACCGAATGGCTGATCCTGGCGGTCCCGCTGGGCCTGCTGGTGCTGTTCGGCGTGTACTCCACCCCAGCCCTGAACCTCATGCAGCCCGCCGTGCGCGCCGTCCTGAGCGCCCTGGGAGGCAACTGA
- a CDS encoding NADH-quinone oxidoreductase subunit N encodes MLQVPEASLTPLLPILLVLAGAISSTLLGFWLSRRTLTLINIGAVVASAVSVGWLWNRDLSSFGGGLRADHAALLLGFVILAGTLMTLLVTLDTAWRARVSFPEFDAMLMYAVTGCLLIAFSGDLIVMLIGLEIMSLSSYVLATLQGSRRAEESGLKYFLLGAAGSAVLIYGLAFVYGATGSLNYAAIAEKTSTLNPENTGILVGGALLMLCGFGFKVALAPFHQWTPDVYGGAPTSVSLFLSTVVKVAAFAGMLRVFSGALENAPGWHSVLAVLIAATLIIGNLAALRQTNFKRMLAYSAVAHTGFLGMALLGTPAAGGAALAYYLLVYTLMTAAALAIVAALQRSEDGFSVNDMRGLYYRHPGYAVALAVCLASLAGLPPFAGFFGKYLVFQAAFQNGYAWLSILAALTSVAALVYYLRPGMLMFMPDRTPAREYGLGQRVPTTLAVALGVAGVTVLGLLPNLWYAFVAHPDIWGMLAGR; translated from the coding sequence ATGCTGCAAGTCCCCGAAGCGTCCCTCACGCCTCTGCTGCCCATCCTGCTCGTCCTGGCTGGGGCGATCAGCAGCACCCTGCTGGGCTTCTGGCTCAGCCGCCGCACCCTGACGCTCATCAACATCGGTGCTGTGGTCGCGTCCGCCGTGAGCGTCGGCTGGCTGTGGAACCGCGACCTGTCCTCCTTCGGCGGCGGCCTGCGCGCTGACCACGCCGCGCTGCTGCTGGGTTTCGTGATCCTCGCCGGGACCCTGATGACGCTCCTCGTCACACTGGACACCGCGTGGCGCGCCCGCGTGTCCTTCCCCGAATTCGACGCGATGCTCATGTACGCCGTGACCGGCTGCCTGCTGATCGCGTTCAGTGGCGACCTGATCGTCATGCTGATCGGCCTGGAAATCATGAGCCTCAGCTCCTACGTCCTCGCCACCCTGCAGGGCTCACGCCGCGCGGAGGAAAGCGGCCTGAAGTACTTCCTGCTCGGCGCCGCCGGGAGCGCCGTGCTGATCTACGGCCTGGCGTTCGTGTACGGCGCGACCGGCAGCCTGAACTACGCCGCCATCGCCGAGAAGACCAGCACCCTGAACCCCGAGAACACCGGCATTCTGGTCGGCGGCGCGCTACTGATGCTGTGCGGCTTCGGCTTCAAGGTCGCCCTGGCGCCCTTCCACCAGTGGACGCCCGACGTGTACGGCGGCGCGCCCACCAGCGTCAGCCTGTTCCTGAGCACCGTCGTGAAGGTCGCCGCGTTCGCCGGGATGCTGCGTGTGTTCTCCGGCGCGCTGGAGAACGCCCCAGGCTGGCACTCCGTCCTGGCCGTCCTGATCGCCGCGACCCTGATCATTGGGAACCTCGCCGCGCTGCGCCAGACCAACTTCAAACGCATGCTGGCGTACTCCGCGGTCGCGCACACCGGCTTCCTGGGTATGGCGCTGCTGGGTACCCCGGCGGCGGGCGGCGCGGCCCTGGCGTACTACCTCCTCGTGTACACCCTGATGACCGCCGCTGCGCTGGCCATCGTGGCCGCCCTGCAACGCAGTGAGGACGGCTTCAGCGTCAACGACATGCGCGGCCTGTACTACCGCCACCCCGGGTACGCCGTCGCGCTGGCCGTCTGCCTCGCGTCCCTGGCGGGCCTGCCGCCCTTCGCGGGCTTCTTCGGGAAGTACCTGGTGTTCCAGGCGGCCTTCCAGAACGGCTACGCGTGGCTGAGCATCCTCGCCGCGCTCACCAGCGTCGCCGCACTCGTGTACTACCTGCGCCCCGGCATGCTCATGTTCATGCCCGACCGCACCCCCGCCCGCGAGTACGGCCTCGGACAGCGCGTCCCCACCACCCTGGCCGTCGCGCTGGGCGTGGCGGGCGTCACCGTGCTGGGCCTGCTGCCGAACCTGTGGTACGCCTTCGTGGCCCACCCGGACATCTGGGGCATGCTCGCCGGGCGGTAG